From the Primulina tabacum isolate GXHZ01 chromosome 3, ASM2559414v2, whole genome shotgun sequence genome, one window contains:
- the LOC142539494 gene encoding protein LATE ELONGATED HYPOCOTYL-like isoform X1 produces MDPYSSGEELLVKTRKPYTITKQRERWTEEEHNKFLVALKLYGRAWQRIEEHIGTKTAVQIRSHAQKFFTKLEKESFVKEIPIGHTLNINIPPPRPKRKPSNPYPRKTSAGVKDGKPSAPLSFLCPGQMTLDLEQEPLSEKSSDDGNNRKHVDINLENDSPVFSIHKTGACANSSSVNKNSSASVAPINFFTFREYVPLSTETSNKDETSQAFDSKQLRTNQTCNKQLLQDDNTSNVGNSCLSHEKYGHGNRIDELKQSKSIDNFPTTNDDASQNCLPHIPVNILEGSFGMNTQNVVLEDTAHTDSGYQKMGVLGPPCLFMNPGGSTTPEHHGNASSSSVHQSFPGFHPLSATFQHQDDYHSFLHISSTFSSLLVSALLQNPAAYAAASFAATLWPCVTMDTSGETSTGTPRGLQPKQMNTVPSMATIAAATVAAATAWWAAHGLLPLCPPLHPGFTSTAPSTSATPIDANTRAANDDKKEVIPDLALEDQPECLEEFQEQHSTLSSSCSEGSEGGKPNPGPAVTETAPMADTAEPLDSNKSKSRKKVDRSSCGSNTPSSSEVEAEGKEEKDVQDKELKEDEENHPSSDPISRRCRSLCSINDPWKEVSEEGRLAFQALFSREILPQTFSHDLNFKRKKNSDMENTEGWLQFNPSDQIRLDDKKEESTTKACRIGFKPYKRCSVEAKDTRMSTNCKDEEKGPKRFRVGGIDKDST; encoded by the exons ATGGACCCTTATTCTTCTGGAGAAGAACTTCTAGTCAAG ACCAGGAAACCTTACACAATAACAAAGCAACGTGAGCGATGGACTGAGGAGGAGCATAATAAGTTTTTAGTAGCCCTCAAGCTGTATGGGCGAGCTTGGCAGCGTATAGAAG AACATATTGGAACCAAGACTGCAGTGCAGATCAGAAGTCATGCACAGAAATTTTTCACAAAG TTGGAAAAGGAGTCCTTTGTTAAAGAAATTCCAATTGGACATACTCTAAACATTAATATTCCTCCACCACGGCCTAAAAGGAAACCCAGTAATCCTTATCCTCGAAAGACGAGCGCGGGAGTGAAGGATGGGAAACCATCAGCTCCTCTTTCTTTTTTGTGCCCGGGTCAAATGACACTGGACTTAGAGCAAGAGCCATTGTCTGAG AAATCTAGTGATGATGGGAATAACAGAAAACATGTTGATATAAACCTTGAAAACGACTCTCCGGTCTTCTCTATTCACAAGACAGGTGCTTGTGCCAACTCATCTTCAGTGAACAAAAACTCGTCAGCGTCAGTTGCGCCAATAAATTTTTTCACCTTTAGGGAATATGTTCCACTCTCAACGGAAACAAGTAATAAGGATGAAACATCTCAAGCCTTTGATTCCAAACAACTTCGGACAAATCAGACTTGTAACAAGCAATTGCTTCAGGATGATAACACCTCCAATGTCGGAAATTCATGCCTTTCCCATGAAAAATATGGTCATGGCAACAGAATAGATGAGTTGAAGCAATCCAAAAGTATTGACAACTTTCCAACCACAAACGATGATGCCTCACAAAACTGTTTGCCTCATATCCCGGTTAACATTCTTGAGGGCAGCTTTGGAATGAATACACAAAATGTTGTCTTAGAAGACACCGCACACACAGACTCTGGATACCAAAAAATGGGAGTTCTTGGACCTCCATGTCTTTTCATGAATCCGGGTGGGTCTACTACTCCTGAGCATCATGGTAATGCATCAAGTTCTTCCGTTCATCAATCCTTTCCAGGTTTTCACCCATTATCCGCCACATTCCAACACCAAGATGATTACCATTCATTTTTGCACATATCATCCACATTTTCAAGTCTTCTTGTATCTGCTTTACTGCAAAATCCAGCAGCCTATGCTGCAGCTAGCTTTGCAGCAACTTTATGGCCATGTGTAACCATGGACACTTCAGGGGAAACTTCTACAGGCACACCCAGAGGACTTCAACCAAAGCAGATGAATACAGTTCCTAGTATGGCGACAATTGCTGCAGCTACAGTGGCAGCTGCAACTGCTTGGTGGGCAGCACATGGTCTGCTTCCATTGTGTCCACCGCTTCATCCTGGATTTACCTCCACTGCTCCGTCAACATCTGCAACTCCAATAGATGCCAATACGAGAGCAGCAAATGATGATAAAAAAGAAGTCATTCCTGATCTTGCATTAGAAGATCAACCTGAGTGTTTGGAGGAATTTCAAGAACAGCATTCAACATTATCCTCATCATGTTCTGAAGGAAGCGAAGGGGGAAAACCAAATCCTGGACCGGCAGTGACTGAAACAGCACCAATGGCAGACACAGCAGAGCCGCTGGACTCAAACAAGTCCAAGAGTAGAAAGAAGGTAGACCGTTCTTCATGTGGATCAAATACACCTTCCAGCAGTGAAGTAGAGGCAGAGGGAAAAGAGGAAAAGGATGTCCAAgataaagaattgaaagaagatGAGGAAAACCATCCATCAAGCGACCCCATTAGCCGACGTTGTAGAAGCCTTTGCAGCATAAATGACCCTTGGAAAGAAGTATCCGAAGAG GGGAGATTGGCCTTTCAGGCACTTTTCTCTAGAGAAATTCTGCCTCAGACTTTTTCTCATGATTTAAATTTCAAGCGAAAGAAGAATAGTGACATGGAAAATACAGAAGGATGGTTGCAGTTCAACCCTAGTGACCAGATCCGGTTGGACGATAAGAAAGAGGAGTCGACGACCAAAGCTTGCCGGATCGGATTCAAACCTTATAAGAGATGCTCAGTGGAGGCAAAAGACACAAGGATGTCAACCAACTGCAAGGATGAAGAGAAAGGTCCCAAGAGATTTCGGGTGGGAGGGATTGATAAAGATTCCACTTAA
- the LOC142539494 gene encoding protein LATE ELONGATED HYPOCOTYL-like isoform X2 — MTLDLEQEPLSEKSSDDGNNRKHVDINLENDSPVFSIHKTGACANSSSVNKNSSASVAPINFFTFREYVPLSTETSNKDETSQAFDSKQLRTNQTCNKQLLQDDNTSNVGNSCLSHEKYGHGNRIDELKQSKSIDNFPTTNDDASQNCLPHIPVNILEGSFGMNTQNVVLEDTAHTDSGYQKMGVLGPPCLFMNPGGSTTPEHHGNASSSSVHQSFPGFHPLSATFQHQDDYHSFLHISSTFSSLLVSALLQNPAAYAAASFAATLWPCVTMDTSGETSTGTPRGLQPKQMNTVPSMATIAAATVAAATAWWAAHGLLPLCPPLHPGFTSTAPSTSATPIDANTRAANDDKKEVIPDLALEDQPECLEEFQEQHSTLSSSCSEGSEGGKPNPGPAVTETAPMADTAEPLDSNKSKSRKKVDRSSCGSNTPSSSEVEAEGKEEKDVQDKELKEDEENHPSSDPISRRCRSLCSINDPWKEVSEEGRLAFQALFSREILPQTFSHDLNFKRKKNSDMENTEGWLQFNPSDQIRLDDKKEESTTKACRIGFKPYKRCSVEAKDTRMSTNCKDEEKGPKRFRVGGIDKDST, encoded by the exons ATGACACTGGACTTAGAGCAAGAGCCATTGTCTGAG AAATCTAGTGATGATGGGAATAACAGAAAACATGTTGATATAAACCTTGAAAACGACTCTCCGGTCTTCTCTATTCACAAGACAGGTGCTTGTGCCAACTCATCTTCAGTGAACAAAAACTCGTCAGCGTCAGTTGCGCCAATAAATTTTTTCACCTTTAGGGAATATGTTCCACTCTCAACGGAAACAAGTAATAAGGATGAAACATCTCAAGCCTTTGATTCCAAACAACTTCGGACAAATCAGACTTGTAACAAGCAATTGCTTCAGGATGATAACACCTCCAATGTCGGAAATTCATGCCTTTCCCATGAAAAATATGGTCATGGCAACAGAATAGATGAGTTGAAGCAATCCAAAAGTATTGACAACTTTCCAACCACAAACGATGATGCCTCACAAAACTGTTTGCCTCATATCCCGGTTAACATTCTTGAGGGCAGCTTTGGAATGAATACACAAAATGTTGTCTTAGAAGACACCGCACACACAGACTCTGGATACCAAAAAATGGGAGTTCTTGGACCTCCATGTCTTTTCATGAATCCGGGTGGGTCTACTACTCCTGAGCATCATGGTAATGCATCAAGTTCTTCCGTTCATCAATCCTTTCCAGGTTTTCACCCATTATCCGCCACATTCCAACACCAAGATGATTACCATTCATTTTTGCACATATCATCCACATTTTCAAGTCTTCTTGTATCTGCTTTACTGCAAAATCCAGCAGCCTATGCTGCAGCTAGCTTTGCAGCAACTTTATGGCCATGTGTAACCATGGACACTTCAGGGGAAACTTCTACAGGCACACCCAGAGGACTTCAACCAAAGCAGATGAATACAGTTCCTAGTATGGCGACAATTGCTGCAGCTACAGTGGCAGCTGCAACTGCTTGGTGGGCAGCACATGGTCTGCTTCCATTGTGTCCACCGCTTCATCCTGGATTTACCTCCACTGCTCCGTCAACATCTGCAACTCCAATAGATGCCAATACGAGAGCAGCAAATGATGATAAAAAAGAAGTCATTCCTGATCTTGCATTAGAAGATCAACCTGAGTGTTTGGAGGAATTTCAAGAACAGCATTCAACATTATCCTCATCATGTTCTGAAGGAAGCGAAGGGGGAAAACCAAATCCTGGACCGGCAGTGACTGAAACAGCACCAATGGCAGACACAGCAGAGCCGCTGGACTCAAACAAGTCCAAGAGTAGAAAGAAGGTAGACCGTTCTTCATGTGGATCAAATACACCTTCCAGCAGTGAAGTAGAGGCAGAGGGAAAAGAGGAAAAGGATGTCCAAgataaagaattgaaagaagatGAGGAAAACCATCCATCAAGCGACCCCATTAGCCGACGTTGTAGAAGCCTTTGCAGCATAAATGACCCTTGGAAAGAAGTATCCGAAGAG GGGAGATTGGCCTTTCAGGCACTTTTCTCTAGAGAAATTCTGCCTCAGACTTTTTCTCATGATTTAAATTTCAAGCGAAAGAAGAATAGTGACATGGAAAATACAGAAGGATGGTTGCAGTTCAACCCTAGTGACCAGATCCGGTTGGACGATAAGAAAGAGGAGTCGACGACCAAAGCTTGCCGGATCGGATTCAAACCTTATAAGAGATGCTCAGTGGAGGCAAAAGACACAAGGATGTCAACCAACTGCAAGGATGAAGAGAAAGGTCCCAAGAGATTTCGGGTGGGAGGGATTGATAAAGATTCCACTTAA
- the LOC142539497 gene encoding vacuolar protein sorting-associated protein 55 homolog encodes MADLPGYIRACLQTGKLAILAILVSGGIVLQILACALYNNWWPMLTVLMYVFLPMPLLFFAGSDTSLMYAESTSGWIDAAKFLTGTSAIGSIAIPVILKHAGVIGWGAMTMELSSFFIIVFSILCYLGTNDDDGYSMF; translated from the exons ATGGCTGACCTTCCTGGTTATATAAGAGCTTGTTTACAGACTGGAAAACTCGCTATTCTAGCAATTCTTGTGTCAGGGGGAATTGTACTGCAAATACTG GCATGCGCTCTGTACAATAATTGGTGGCCGATGTTAACAG TATTGATGTATGTTTTCTTGCCAATGCCTTTACTATTCTTTGCCGGGTCAGATACTTCTTTGATGTATGCGGAATCAACCAGCgg TTGGATAGATGCGGCTAAGTTTCTGACGGGTACTTCAGCAATTGGCAGCATCGCCATACCGGTTATTCTAAAGCATGCTGGAGTGATTGGTTGGGGAGCAATGACGATGGAGCTTTCGTCTTTCTTCATAATTGTGTTCTCCATTCTGTGCTACCTTGGGACAAACGACGACGATGGATACAGTATGTTTTAA